In Bradyrhizobium sp. CCBAU 051011, the following are encoded in one genomic region:
- a CDS encoding acyl-CoA synthetase codes for MTGAETMANPRGGLARMSRRVMNLAHLLTQNARRHGNRTGFIWGEKSWTWREIDSAVSALAAGLAARGVVKGDRILVHSRNCDEMFWSMFAAFRLGAVWVPTNFRLMPDEVAYLASASGAKAFLCHGDFPDHATAAANPALEFIWRIGEGTLGERAVSDVIAAQAGARIENAAVDYDDPCWFFFTSGTTGRSKAAVLTHGQMAFVVTNHLADLMPGTTETDASLVVAPLSHGAGVHQLVQAARGVPTILLPTEKFDIAEAFRLIEAHRVSNIFTVPTILKMMVEHPAVDKFDHSSLRFVIYAGAPMYREDQKAALGKLGKVLVQYFGLGEVTGSITVMPANLHDVEDGPQARIGTCGFERTGMQVSIQGDDGRELKPFETGEICVIGPAVFAGYYDNPEANAKAFRDGWFRTGDLGHMDEEGFVYITGRASDMYISGGSNIYPREVEEKILTHPAIGEVAVLGVPDPFWGEVGVAVCVAREGAAAVSEAELAAFLTPKVPRYKMPKRFFFWEALPKSGYGKIPKRLVRDELEARGLLELISKTGS; via the coding sequence ATGACCGGGGCCGAGACCATGGCCAATCCGCGGGGCGGACTGGCGCGGATGTCGCGCCGGGTGATGAACCTTGCGCATCTGCTGACCCAGAATGCCCGCCGCCACGGCAACCGCACGGGCTTCATCTGGGGTGAGAAATCCTGGACCTGGCGCGAGATCGATTCCGCCGTATCGGCGCTGGCGGCAGGCCTCGCCGCGCGTGGGGTCGTCAAGGGCGACCGCATCCTGGTCCATTCCAGGAATTGCGACGAGATGTTCTGGTCGATGTTCGCGGCCTTTCGCCTTGGTGCGGTCTGGGTGCCCACGAATTTTCGCCTGATGCCGGACGAGGTCGCCTATCTCGCCAGCGCCTCCGGCGCCAAGGCGTTTTTGTGCCATGGCGATTTTCCCGATCATGCCACGGCGGCTGCCAATCCCGCGCTCGAATTCATCTGGCGGATCGGCGAGGGCACCCTCGGCGAGCGGGCGGTGAGCGACGTGATCGCGGCGCAGGCTGGCGCAAGGATCGAGAACGCCGCGGTCGATTACGACGATCCCTGCTGGTTCTTCTTCACCTCCGGCACCACGGGACGCTCCAAGGCAGCCGTGCTCACCCACGGCCAGATGGCTTTTGTGGTGACAAACCATCTCGCCGACCTGATGCCGGGCACGACGGAGACGGATGCCTCGCTGGTGGTCGCGCCGCTGTCGCATGGCGCCGGCGTGCACCAGCTCGTGCAGGCCGCGCGCGGGGTGCCGACCATCCTGCTACCCACCGAAAAATTCGACATCGCCGAGGCGTTCCGGCTGATCGAGGCGCACCGCGTCAGCAACATTTTTACCGTGCCGACCATTTTGAAGATGATGGTCGAGCATCCCGCGGTCGACAAGTTCGATCACTCCTCGCTGCGCTTCGTGATCTATGCCGGCGCGCCGATGTATCGCGAGGACCAGAAGGCCGCGCTAGGCAAGCTCGGCAAGGTGCTGGTGCAATATTTCGGGCTCGGCGAGGTCACCGGCAGTATCACTGTCATGCCGGCCAATCTGCACGACGTCGAGGACGGCCCGCAGGCCCGCATCGGCACCTGCGGCTTCGAGCGCACGGGGATGCAGGTCTCGATCCAGGGCGATGACGGCCGTGAGCTCAAACCGTTCGAGACCGGCGAGATCTGCGTGATCGGGCCCGCGGTGTTTGCCGGGTATTACGACAACCCCGAAGCCAACGCGAAAGCGTTCCGCGACGGCTGGTTTCGTACCGGCGATCTCGGCCACATGGACGAGGAGGGTTTTGTCTACATCACCGGCCGCGCCTCCGACATGTACATCTCCGGCGGCTCCAACATCTATCCGCGCGAGGTCGAGGAGAAGATTCTCACCCATCCCGCGATCGGCGAGGTCGCAGTGCTCGGCGTGCCCGACCCGTTCTGGGGCGAGGTCGGCGTCGCAGTCTGCGTCGCGCGAGAGGGCGCTGCCGCCGTGAGCGAAGCGGAGCTCGCCGCATTCCTGACGCCGAAGGTGCCGCGCTACAAGATGCCGAAGCGCTTCTTCTTCTGGGAAGCGCTGCCGAAATCCGGCTACGGCAAGATTCCGAAGCGGCTGGTCCGCGATGAACTGGAAGCGCGAGGACTGCTTGAGCTCATTTCCAAGACGGGTAGCTGA
- a CDS encoding DUF3828 domain-containing protein, which produces MIARRNLIVSGAVLVLAAALPHHARAADDPAGILTAVYTCVAKGKGDGGGTFVIENKAAKAKYLSKSLIALWAKADTRTKKGDGGPVGFDPVTNSQDPDVKSFKVVAEKQDGDKTTMAVTIEAHQRDARANPADKTIRYDFVREAGQWKIDDIKGAVDGTPWSVRALLLDSFKY; this is translated from the coding sequence ATGATTGCCCGCCGAAACCTCATCGTATCGGGCGCAGTCCTCGTGCTGGCCGCTGCCCTGCCGCATCACGCGCGCGCCGCCGACGATCCGGCCGGCATTCTCACCGCGGTCTATACCTGCGTGGCCAAGGGCAAGGGCGATGGCGGCGGCACGTTCGTCATCGAGAACAAGGCGGCGAAAGCAAAATACCTGTCGAAATCGCTGATTGCGCTATGGGCCAAGGCGGACACCCGCACGAAGAAGGGCGACGGCGGACCGGTGGGGTTCGACCCCGTCACCAATTCACAGGACCCGGACGTGAAATCGTTCAAGGTGGTTGCCGAGAAGCAGGACGGCGACAAGACGACCATGGCCGTCACGATCGAAGCTCATCAGCGGGATGCACGCGCCAACCCGGCCGACAAAACCATCCGCTACGATTTCGTCCGTGAAGCCGGCCAATGGAAGATCGATGACATCAAGGGCGCCGTCGATGGCACCCCCTGGTCGGTTCGCGCCCTGCTCCTCGACTCATTCAAATATTAG
- a CDS encoding SPW repeat protein translates to MSGIHFFSKHRTWEDWLGMLLGVLIVVSPWFPFSNHDVMDSERSTMILNTFVVGMLIFGLAQLEYVALQRWEEVGEIALGLWLIASPFIFGYSGDETLRIWHATLGGIVALLGALQLWQDWRLSDQELANHPQ, encoded by the coding sequence ATGTCGGGCATTCATTTCTTCAGCAAGCATCGCACGTGGGAAGACTGGCTCGGCATGCTGCTTGGCGTGCTGATCGTGGTGTCCCCTTGGTTTCCGTTCTCCAATCATGACGTGATGGACTCAGAACGCAGCACCATGATCCTCAATACATTCGTGGTCGGCATGCTGATCTTCGGACTGGCCCAGCTCGAATATGTCGCGCTGCAGCGCTGGGAGGAGGTGGGTGAAATCGCGCTTGGCCTCTGGCTGATCGCGTCGCCCTTTATCTTTGGCTATTCCGGCGATGAGACGCTCCGGATCTGGCACGCCACGCTGGGCGGAATCGTTGCCCTGCTCGGTGCGCTGCAGCTCTGGCAGGACTGGCGCCTGAGTGACCAGGAACTGGCCAACCATCCGCAGTAA
- a CDS encoding tetratricopeptide repeat protein, translated as MRIVTCLTASLLGAAVTLAQSPAASAEDDQTWQACVSITTTPDDKVAACGAVIDAKRETGKRLAAAYCFRGHGLTEKRQLDAALADLNESIRLDPTSACALTNRGRVYAFKRDLDRAMADYDEALRIDPAFALAYNNRGDAWFNKGELDRAIADFSAAIKHNPTFATAYGNRGYAYHRKRDMTRALADYTTEIKFRPTVLAYINRGNVHRDSEQLDRAAADYGEAIKMAPTDARGWRNRGMIRLFQGDTKGGLADYDKALQYDPADAYSWNNRGQARMRLGDKAGAIADFRKALEISPNLRTASESLQRLGAAQ; from the coding sequence ATGCGTATCGTGACCTGCCTGACCGCTTCGCTACTTGGCGCAGCCGTGACGTTGGCGCAATCGCCCGCCGCGTCCGCAGAAGATGATCAGACCTGGCAGGCTTGCGTCAGCATCACCACGACGCCGGACGACAAGGTGGCCGCGTGCGGCGCTGTCATCGATGCCAAGCGCGAGACCGGCAAGAGGCTTGCGGCCGCGTACTGTTTCCGCGGCCATGGGCTGACCGAGAAGCGGCAACTCGACGCCGCGCTTGCCGACCTCAATGAATCGATCCGGCTCGATCCGACGTCGGCCTGTGCACTCACCAATCGCGGCCGTGTCTACGCCTTCAAGCGCGATCTCGACCGTGCAATGGCCGATTACGACGAAGCGCTCCGCATCGATCCCGCGTTCGCGCTGGCCTACAACAACCGCGGCGACGCCTGGTTCAACAAGGGTGAACTCGATCGCGCGATCGCCGATTTCAGCGCCGCCATCAAGCACAATCCGACGTTTGCGACAGCCTACGGCAATCGCGGCTATGCCTATCACCGCAAGCGCGACATGACCCGCGCGCTGGCGGACTACACCACGGAGATCAAGTTCAGACCTACCGTGCTGGCCTACATCAACCGCGGCAATGTCCATCGCGACAGCGAACAGCTCGACCGTGCTGCCGCCGATTACGGCGAGGCCATCAAGATGGCGCCGACGGACGCGCGCGGCTGGCGCAACCGCGGCATGATCAGGCTGTTCCAGGGCGATACCAAGGGCGGCCTGGCCGATTATGACAAGGCGCTGCAATACGACCCGGCCGACGCCTATTCCTGGAACAACCGCGGTCAGGCCAGGATGCGGCTCGGCGACAAGGCAGGCGCGATTGCGGATTTCCGCAAGGCGCTGGAAATCAGCCCAAACCTGCGCACCGCCAGCGAGAGCCTGCAACGGTTGGGTGCGGCGCAATAG
- a CDS encoding GNAT family N-acetyltransferase, translated as MAAVRDNKTQNRFELDVDGAVAFANYRVTPSAVVITHTETPRALRGRGIASELIKGALELIRADGRKVIAGCGFVVDYLRRNPEFADLTA; from the coding sequence ATGGCCGCCGTCCGCGACAACAAGACCCAAAACCGCTTCGAACTCGACGTCGACGGCGCCGTGGCGTTTGCCAACTATCGCGTCACGCCCTCGGCGGTCGTCATCACCCACACTGAAACGCCCCGCGCACTGCGGGGCCGCGGCATCGCTTCCGAACTAATCAAGGGCGCGCTCGAATTGATCCGCGCCGACGGGCGCAAGGTCATCGCCGGCTGCGGTTTTGTCGTCGATTACCTGCGCAGAAATCCGGAATTCGCCGATCTGACGGCGTGA
- a CDS encoding fumarylacetoacetate hydrolase family protein has protein sequence MSNVDRRTILATGALVLAGTAVQSGAADAQAGPKSIFPVGTTTIPIAGETDVFPVRRIYCIGRNYAAHAREMGSDPNREPPFFFQKPTDAIQNVAIGTVGDHPYPTLTKNYHYEVELVAALKSGGTSISPEQALDHVYGYALGLDMTRRDLQRAMGDEKKPWEIGKSFDRSAVLGPIHPAAKTGHFTKGAISLAVNGTVKQNSNLQNMIWNVAEQISKLSEAFELKAGDIIYSGTPENVGPVVKGDVILCKLEGLPDMSIRIT, from the coding sequence ATGAGCAACGTCGATCGCAGGACCATTTTGGCAACGGGTGCGCTGGTGCTGGCGGGCACTGCGGTGCAGAGCGGCGCGGCCGATGCGCAGGCTGGCCCCAAATCGATTTTCCCGGTGGGTACGACGACCATCCCGATCGCGGGCGAGACCGACGTGTTTCCGGTGCGGCGCATTTATTGCATCGGCCGCAACTATGCCGCGCATGCCCGCGAAATGGGCTCAGACCCCAATCGCGAGCCGCCGTTCTTTTTCCAGAAACCGACCGATGCGATCCAGAATGTCGCCATCGGAACGGTCGGCGATCATCCCTATCCGACGCTGACCAAGAACTATCACTACGAGGTTGAACTGGTGGCGGCGCTGAAATCCGGCGGCACCAGCATTTCACCGGAGCAGGCGCTCGACCATGTCTACGGCTATGCGCTTGGCCTCGACATGACGCGGCGGGATCTGCAGCGGGCGATGGGCGACGAGAAGAAGCCGTGGGAAATCGGCAAGAGCTTTGATCGCTCCGCGGTACTTGGGCCTATTCATCCCGCAGCCAAGACCGGCCACTTCACCAAGGGCGCGATCTCGCTGGCGGTGAACGGCACGGTCAAGCAGAACTCCAACCTGCAGAACATGATCTGGAACGTGGCCGAGCAGATCTCCAAGCTTTCGGAAGCTTTTGAGCTCAAGGCCGGCGACATCATCTATTCCGGCACGCCGGAAAATGTCGGCCCGGTGGTGAAGGGCGACGTGATCCTGTGCAAGCTCGAGGGCCTGCCTGATATGTCGATCCGGATTACGTAG
- a CDS encoding DUF3597 domain-containing protein gives MSIFGKIMSAIFGSKAGAAPAGGGAAAGTGSSGGAAAAPAAATVDVAPILDKAVAAKGEKLAWRTSIVDLMKALDIDSSFAARKDLAKELGYTGDSNDSASMNIWLHKQVMAKLAANGGKLPPDIKH, from the coding sequence ATGAGCATTTTCGGAAAAATCATGAGCGCGATCTTCGGTAGCAAGGCAGGCGCCGCGCCGGCGGGCGGCGGCGCGGCCGCGGGGACCGGATCGTCCGGTGGGGCTGCTGCTGCACCGGCGGCCGCGACTGTCGACGTTGCGCCCATCCTTGACAAGGCGGTCGCTGCCAAGGGAGAGAAGCTGGCGTGGCGCACCTCGATCGTCGACCTGATGAAGGCGCTCGACATCGATTCCAGCTTTGCCGCGCGCAAGGATCTCGCGAAAGAGCTCGGCTACACCGGCGACAGCAACGATTCCGCCAGTATGAATATCTGGCTGCACAAGCAGGTCATGGCCAAGCTGGCTGCCAATGGCGGCAAGCTGCCGCCTGATATCAAGCACTGA